In a genomic window of Gloeocapsopsis dulcis:
- a CDS encoding helix-turn-helix domain-containing protein: MLSHNAQRDVIVHSQQLNDTEGSSAKLVGSDGEATLISESIYQVLHQVVQAIKAGQSITVVSQDQELTTQQAADLLNVSRPYLIKLLEQGEIPHIKVGTHRRVRFQDLMQYKEQRDRKRRKAMKELTQFLQEEGFYNEEIGKPE, from the coding sequence ATGTTAAGCCACAACGCCCAAAGAGATGTAATTGTACATTCTCAGCAGTTAAATGACACTGAAGGTTCCAGCGCAAAGCTCGTAGGTAGTGATGGAGAAGCAACTCTCATTTCCGAATCGATTTATCAAGTATTGCATCAAGTTGTGCAAGCGATCAAAGCAGGGCAATCGATCACTGTAGTGTCTCAAGATCAAGAATTGACAACACAACAAGCTGCAGATCTGCTCAATGTTTCCCGCCCATATTTAATCAAACTATTAGAACAAGGAGAAATCCCACATATCAAAGTAGGAACGCATCGTCGGGTACGTTTCCAAGATTTAATGCAATATAAGGAACAACGAGATAGGAAACGCAGGAAAGCAATGAAAGAACTCACTCAATTTCTACAAGAAGAGGGATTCTATAACGAAGAGATAGGTAAACCTGAATAG